TTGGGTGAGGAGGCCGCCTTCCAGGCCCTCTTCCGCGAGGCGCTCAAGGTCCTGCGCGCGACGCCTTGAGGCCGGGTGTCGCTCGGAGGGCCGCTCGCATGGCGGCTCAGAAGTAGGTGACGCGCACCTCGGGCTCCGGTGCCTGATCCGGAACGCCCTCGCGCTTGCGCTGGCAGGCGGCGCAGCACTCCGCCCAGGGGACGAGCTGGAGCCGCTCGATGAGGATGATGGCGTAGCAGTCCTCGCACAGGCCGTAGATGCCCGGGGTCACCTCGAGCTTGTGGATGGCCCGCTGCACGCGCGGCAGCAGCTGATCATCCCGCTCCTCGCCGGACTCGGCCGCCTCGCGCAACTGCTCACGCTGGTCCTCGTCGATGGTGGCCCATACCCACTCCGGGGGCTGCTTGCCGGACAGGACGTAATGCAGCACGTGGAGCTGGTGCTCGGCCTCGCGGCGCTGGGCCTCGCGGCGCATGGTGACGAGCTTCGGATTCTCCATGAGGCGCGACAGGCGCTGCTGCACCTCGCGCCGCATCCCGGTGTCCCGGGTGATGTGCTCGATATAGGCCTGGGGCGAGACTTCCGCGGGTCCACACACCTGCTGGAGCACGCGCTCGAAGACGGGCTCGATGCCCACGGTCGCCGCGGTGGCGATCCAACTCGTGGAGGCGTTCAGCGCATCGAGGGTGGAGAGGATCGCTTGATGGATGTCCTTCCACTGCGGCGGGGGGCCTTCTGGGGAACCGGTCGTCATGCCTGGGGGCATCTAACCACAGGGAACCGGGAGACACACGAGCCCGCTTTTTCGCGGAGTTCGCCAGCAGGGTCCACCGCCGGGCCACCCTGGCGCGCCCGGCTGCCCCAGGGGCGAACCCCGAATTCCCAGGCGCCCGAGGAGCCGCGCCCCCGGTGAACTCAAGCGGCGGAGGCCAGGCGGATGCGGCCGTGCGCCGGCGCGGGCAGGGTGAGGGTGGGCGTGAGTCCGGGGGCCACCTTCGCTCCCGTCAGCAGCGACGAGGGGTGGAAGTTCACGAAGCACCCATCCACCCGCGAGGGCCCCGCGAACACCTTCTCGACGATCATCGACGAGTACTGCTCCAGTGAGCTCTCGCGGGTGTTGCCGTTGAGGACGACTTCCCAGCCCATCTGTTCGGCGAAGGCGCGCACGCCGGGGATGCCCGATTGCAGCGGGGTGTAGCTCTCGGTGGCGATGCCGTTCTCGCTCACCACGAAGATCTCCTGGTCCGTGGCCACCGCGAGCGACATGTTGCCCAGCGTGTGCCCGGGCGTCGACAGGAGCGCCACGCCCCGGCCGAGCCACGTGTCCCCGTCCAGCAGCACCACGCGCTCCCCGGGCACACCGTCGGTTCCCCCCGGCACGTACCAGACGCGCTCCAGCGGGTGCAGGTTCTTCACCGACGCCCACTCGGCCCGCTGCACCAACAGCTTCGCCCGGGGGAAGTACGCGGGCTGACCGTCGCCCCCGAGCCAGCGCCGCACGTCCTGCACATGCAGGTGATCGAAGGCGATGTAGTCCACGTCCCCGGGCCCGAGTCCCAGCGCCTCGAGGTGCCCCTGCACGGTGCCGTGCTTGCGCGTCATCACCTTGTCCGCGAGGAAGGCGCCGTACTTGCCGCGCAGCGACTTGTAGAAGGGCGCCTCATGCCCGCGCTCATAATCGCTCGGGTTGAAGAGCAGCACGCGCGTGGTCCCGTCCTCCTCGAACTGCACCACCTGCATGCGGTTCATGATCATCACGTAGGGCGCCGGAGAGAGCGCCGCGCCGCTGAAGGCGAACAGGGCCGGATAGGGGAAGGTGATGAGATCGCAGGTGGCGAGTGCCTGGACCGGGCCGTCCGCCGCGAAGGCCTCGCGCGCCTGCCAGGCCGCCCGGCGCAGCTTCTGCAACCGGGAGCTGGCGAGGGGCTCGGCGCGGGCATCGGAGAGGAAGGGCAGGGGGCGGAAGGAAGGAGTCATGGGGTTCACCGGGAAAACGCACGATCCAGGGGGAATGTGTCGCACGTTTCGAGGGGCGGCTGGATGCTCCCGGGCGCGGCGGGGGGGCCTCGGGTTCACTGGTAGACGGGGCCTGCGGGCAGGCGGCCCGGCGTCCGGTGAGCATCGGAGCGCATCATGTAGAGAGCCCTCCACCCGAGGGCCATTCTGGTAGGGTGGGGACAGAGGACTGGCATGGCGAAGCGGAAATCGGAAGACGCGCTCTCGGGCGAGGCGCTCAACGACGAAGTGCGGGTCGAGGCCTCGCTGCGTCCACGCTCCTTCGACGAGTACGTGGGCCAGAGCGCCGTCGTCGACAAGCTCCGGGTGTACGTGCAGGCGGCCCGCAGCCGTGGGGAAGCGCTCGATCACTGTCTCTTCTCGGGGCCTCCCGGTCTGGGCAAGACGTCGCTCGCCTACCTCATGGCCACGGAGCTGGGCGTGGGCATCCACGTCACCAGCGGACCGG
The window above is part of the Cystobacter fuscus DSM 2262 genome. Proteins encoded here:
- a CDS encoding TraR/DksA family transcriptional regulator, with protein sequence MTTGSPEGPPPQWKDIHQAILSTLDALNASTSWIATAATVGIEPVFERVLQQVCGPAEVSPQAYIEHITRDTGMRREVQQRLSRLMENPKLVTMRREAQRREAEHQLHVLHYVLSGKQPPEWVWATIDEDQREQLREAAESGEERDDQLLPRVQRAIHKLEVTPGIYGLCEDCYAIILIERLQLVPWAECCAACQRKREGVPDQAPEPEVRVTYF